A single window of Candidatus Finniella inopinata DNA harbors:
- the fsa gene encoding fructose-6-phosphate aldolase yields the protein MKFFLDTAHIEDVKELLPTGWVDGITTNPSLIAASGRKFLDVIAEMCDLIEGPVSAEVAATDYAMMLTEGRHLAKISGNVAVKLPLTMDGLKACYALTQEGTMVNVTLCFSAAQALLAAKAGATFVSPFVGRLDDVGHDGMALIQEICQIYAMHSFDTEVLAASIRHPQHVIQAAQRGADVATIPPKVIHQLLHHPLTDKGVELFTSDWKKTGQSIL from the coding sequence ATGAAGTTTTTTTTAGACACCGCCCACATAGAAGACGTAAAAGAATTGCTGCCCACTGGTTGGGTCGACGGCATTACCACCAACCCATCCCTGATTGCCGCCAGTGGACGCAAATTTTTGGATGTGATTGCTGAGATGTGCGATCTGATCGAAGGCCCGGTCAGTGCAGAGGTGGCTGCCACCGATTACGCAATGATGCTGACTGAAGGACGCCACTTGGCAAAAATTTCAGGGAATGTGGCGGTGAAACTGCCGTTAACAATGGATGGATTAAAGGCATGTTACGCGCTGACACAGGAAGGAACCATGGTCAACGTCACCTTATGCTTTTCAGCAGCCCAGGCCCTTTTAGCAGCGAAGGCCGGCGCAACCTTTGTTTCCCCCTTTGTTGGGCGCCTGGATGACGTCGGGCACGATGGTATGGCCCTTATTCAAGAGATATGCCAGATTTATGCCATGCATTCGTTTGATACTGAGGTCTTGGCCGCCTCCATTCGCCACCCTCAACATGTCATACAGGCTGCCCAACGAGGCGCCGACGTTGCCACCATTCCCCCAAAGGTTATTCACCAACTGTTGCATCATCCCTTGACCGACAAAGGTGTGGAACTTTTTACGAGTGATTGGAAAAAAACGGGTCAGAGTATTTTGTAA